The proteins below are encoded in one region of Saccopteryx leptura isolate mSacLep1 chromosome 1, mSacLep1_pri_phased_curated, whole genome shotgun sequence:
- the LOC136388637 gene encoding olfactory receptor 8J1-like, with the protein MASANFTRVTEFILTGVSDAPELQIPLFFVFLVIYGLTVAGNLSIITLTSVDSRLQIPMYFFLRHLAIINLGTSTVIVPKMLSNFLVMNKAISYYECATQLGGFLVFIVAEVSMLAVMAYDRYVAICNPLQYKVILSRHICLLLVSLTYLYSFSTATVTSFSVFSMSYCSSNVINHFYCDSVPLLALSCSNTYFPETVIFVSAATNLICSMAIVLVSYFNIVLSILRIHSSEGRRKAFSTCASHLVAVTVFYGTLLFMYLQPGTHHSLDTDKMASVFYTLVIPMLNPMIYSLRNKDVKAALRRFLTNVYCSYKLM; encoded by the coding sequence atGGCTTCTGCAAATTTCACCAGGGTCACTGAGTTTATTCTCACAGGTGTCTCAGATGCTCCAGAGCTCCAGATTCCACTCTTCTTTGTTTTCCTGGTCATCTATGGGCTGACCGTGGCTGGGAACCTCAGCATCATCACCCTCACCAGTGTGGACTCTCGACTTCAAATCCCCATGTATTTTTTCCTCCGACATTTGGCTATTATCAATCTTGGCACCTCTACTGTCATTGTGCCCAAGATGCTGAGCAATTTTTTAGTAATGAACAAAGCCATCTCCTACTATGAATGTGCCACCCAACTGGGagggtttttggttttcattGTCGCTGAGGTTTCCATGTTGGCTGTGATGGCCTATGACCGCTACGTGGCCATTTGTAACCCTCTGCAGTACAAGGTGATTTTATCTCGCCACATCTGCCTCCTGCTTGTATCCCTCACTTACCTCTACAGCTTTTCCACAGCTACTGTGACTTCGTTTTCTGTGTTCTCTATGTCTTACTGCTCTTCCAATGTAATCAATCATTTTTACTGTGATTCTGTCCCTCTGTTAGCATTGTCTTGCTCCAACACTTACTTTCCAGAAACAGTAATATTTGTATCTGCGGCTACAAATTTGATTTGTTCCATGGCTATAGTTCTAGTATCTTATTTCAACATTGTTCTGTCCATTTTAAGGATACACTcatcagaaggaaggagaaaagcctTCTCCACCTGTGCTTCGCATCTGGTGGCAGTCACAGTTTTCTATGGGACACTACTCTTCATGTATTTGCAGCCTGGAACTCACCATTCACTGGACACTGATAAGATGGCCTCTGTGTTCTATACACTTGTGATCCCAATGCTGAACCCCATGATCTATAGTCTGAGGAATAAGGACGTGAAGGCTGCCTTAAGGAGGTTTCTGACAAATGTATACTGCTCTTATAAATTAATGTAA